One Alteromonas sp. KC3 DNA segment encodes these proteins:
- a CDS encoding flagellin N-terminal helical domain-containing protein translates to MSLFVNTNVSSINAQRQLFDVNDRLNTSFERLSSGFRINSAADDAAGLQISDRLTSQVQGLNQAVRNANDAISLAQTAEGALSEVTTSLQRIRTLAVQSQNGINSSADRLALQKEVSALRTEISRIATDTQFGNVNLLDGNFSAKFLVGANEGQTISVNLSSTNLGSISGFSATGLGITSNDVSTATGASSLLSDIDGAISGIGAVRADLGALQNRFQSTIRNLSNISENLSSARSQIRDTDFATETAELTRNQIIQQASVSVLSQANQRPQTALSLLG, encoded by the coding sequence ATGTCTTTATTTGTAAATACTAATGTGTCTTCGATTAATGCACAGCGTCAGCTTTTTGACGTTAATGATCGTCTAAACACATCTTTTGAAAGACTTTCATCGGGATTCCGTATTAACAGTGCTGCAGATGATGCCGCTGGTCTTCAAATCTCAGATCGTCTTACATCACAGGTGCAAGGTCTTAATCAAGCTGTGCGTAACGCCAATGACGCTATTTCATTAGCACAAACGGCTGAAGGTGCACTAAGCGAAGTAACAACTAGCTTACAGCGTATCCGTACTCTAGCTGTTCAATCACAAAATGGTATCAACAGCTCTGCAGACCGTCTGGCGCTTCAAAAAGAAGTGTCTGCGCTTCGTACTGAAATTTCGCGTATCGCAACGGATACGCAGTTTGGTAACGTTAACTTACTTGATGGTAACTTCTCTGCGAAGTTCCTAGTTGGTGCGAACGAAGGTCAAACAATCTCTGTTAATTTGTCGTCTACAAACTTAGGCTCAATTAGCGGATTTAGCGCAACTGGTCTTGGTATTACAAGCAACGATGTTTCAACTGCAACTGGCGCTTCGTCATTGCTTTCTGATATCGACGGTGCAATCTCGGGTATTGGTGCGGTTCGTGCTGATTTGGGTGCGCTTCAAAACCGTTTCCAATCAACTATTCGTAATCTAAGTAATATTAGTGAGAATTTGTCTTCAGCGCGTTCACAAATCAGAGATACTGACTTTGCAACAGAAACCGCTGAACTGACTAGAAACCAGATTATTCAGCAGGCATCTGTTTCAGTTCTCAGCCAGGCAAACCAGCGTCCGCAAACTGCGTTGTCGTTGCTTGGATAA
- a CDS encoding flagellin N-terminal helical domain-containing protein, which produces MSLFVNTNVSSLNAQRQLFTTGNNLSTAFERLSSGFRINSAADDAAGLQITDRMTSQVQGLNQAVRNANDGISLAQTAEGAMQETTTALQRIRTLAIQSQNGINSSADRVALQKEVSALRTEISRISTTTQFAGVNVLSGDFSARFLVGANAGQTISVNLSTNALTRAGVNGFSATGLGITTDNVLTEGSASSLLTAVDSAISAIGGLRADLGALQNRFQSTIRNLSNISENVSAARSRIKDADFATETAELSRNQILQQASTTILAQANQRPQAALSLLG; this is translated from the coding sequence ATGAGTCTATTTGTAAATACCAACGTGTCTTCATTGAATGCACAACGTCAATTATTCACTACTGGCAACAATCTAAGCACTGCGTTTGAGCGCCTTTCATCAGGCTTCAGAATTAACAGTGCAGCGGACGATGCTGCTGGTCTACAAATTACCGACCGTATGACATCTCAGGTTCAGGGGTTGAACCAAGCTGTGCGTAACGCGAACGACGGCATTTCACTAGCGCAAACCGCGGAAGGTGCAATGCAAGAAACGACGACAGCACTTCAACGTATTCGTACGTTGGCCATCCAGTCTCAAAACGGTATTAACAGCTCTGCTGACCGTGTCGCACTGCAAAAAGAAGTTTCTGCACTGCGTACTGAGATTTCACGAATTTCAACGACCACACAGTTCGCAGGTGTAAACGTACTGTCTGGTGATTTTTCAGCAAGATTCCTTGTTGGTGCGAACGCAGGTCAAACCATCTCTGTTAATTTGTCTACCAATGCATTGACGCGTGCAGGTGTAAACGGATTTAGTGCTACAGGTTTGGGCATTACCACCGACAACGTGTTAACCGAAGGTTCTGCGTCAAGCCTATTGACTGCAGTTGACTCAGCGATATCGGCTATTGGTGGCTTGCGAGCTGACCTTGGTGCATTACAAAACCGTTTTCAGTCAACAATTCGTAACCTGAGCAATATCTCTGAGAATGTATCTGCGGCAAGATCACGAATTAAAGATGCAGACTTTGCCACTGAAACGGCAGAATTAAGCCGTAACCAGATTCTTCAGCAAGCAAGTACAACTATTCTTGCCCAGGCGAATCAGCGTCCTCAGGCAGCATTGTCACTACTAGGTTAA
- the fliS gene encoding flagellar export chaperone FliS — MSLKGINAYRKGNLKQDVANADPHKLTLMLLQGGLDRIAYAKGAMERKDFVEKANYISKASAIIMHLRDTLDLEAGGEVAENMFALYNYMVERLSEAHINNNLNILDEVSSLLTPIRDAWVQIPEEAKQEAYEAQRQKRQAV, encoded by the coding sequence ATGTCACTTAAGGGTATTAACGCGTATCGCAAAGGAAATCTTAAACAAGATGTTGCCAATGCTGATCCGCATAAACTGACATTAATGTTGTTGCAAGGTGGGCTTGATCGTATCGCGTACGCGAAAGGCGCAATGGAACGTAAAGACTTTGTCGAGAAAGCTAACTACATTTCTAAAGCAAGCGCCATTATTATGCACCTGAGAGATACGCTTGATCTTGAAGCGGGTGGTGAGGTTGCAGAAAACATGTTTGCGTTATACAACTACATGGTAGAACGATTGAGCGAAGCGCATATAAACAACAACTTGAATATTTTAGATGAAGTGTCTAGCCTGTTAACACCCATTCGAGACGCGTGGGTACAAATTCCTGAAGAAGCAAAACAGGAAGCGTACGAAGCCCAGCGTCAAAAACGACAAGCTGTTTGA
- the fliD gene encoding flagellar filament capping protein FliD has translation MTIQSLGVGSGLALDDLVQQLLNAERQPKEARLNAKEERNEAEISGLGQIKSKLSDFKDAVDELRSDNGINGREPTITNPSEDNDVLSAEASNSALRGSYEIVVEQLASGSRITTDDGAFTSSSDSVLSSGTGSLTFDVGGSESFTINVSAGMTLTQLREAINNADDNFGVTANIIDTGTAAGPRLVFSSSETGDGNDLVITNDTGAAELDRLSTTGGTANISAANIEGAKNAIAYVDGIEVQSSSNEFENTIQNVSFEVNEVSPKDSVGDFLATKLNIGYDKDGLDKKIRDFVDNYNSLIDEIQTLTRYGESELEEDGALAGDSLLRGIQTGLASIIGDNVSASALGGLFQVGIEFDSDGKLEIGTTDFGLGSGEDRLEDALEDNFDEIAKLFTDDDEGIATRLYEFSKEYTSYSGLISLRERSAKDTRDEIFDERETLELRMLSYEDILRDKYLNLDQTVAQLNQTGSALLASL, from the coding sequence ATGACAATTCAGTCTCTAGGTGTAGGATCGGGCTTGGCCCTTGATGATCTTGTGCAGCAGCTTTTGAATGCAGAAAGGCAGCCTAAAGAGGCGCGTCTTAATGCAAAAGAAGAGCGAAACGAGGCTGAAATTTCTGGCCTCGGTCAAATTAAATCTAAATTGTCTGACTTTAAAGATGCTGTTGACGAATTAAGAAGTGACAACGGCATTAATGGTCGTGAACCGACCATTACCAATCCTTCCGAAGACAACGATGTATTATCTGCAGAGGCATCTAACTCCGCTTTAAGGGGGAGTTACGAGATAGTCGTCGAGCAATTGGCGTCTGGTAGCCGTATAACAACAGATGACGGTGCATTTACTTCAAGCAGCGATTCGGTGCTTTCATCCGGCACGGGCTCACTCACCTTTGATGTGGGCGGTAGTGAGAGCTTTACTATTAATGTGTCGGCTGGCATGACGCTAACCCAGCTTCGAGAAGCGATTAATAACGCTGATGATAATTTTGGTGTTACTGCCAATATTATTGATACCGGAACTGCTGCGGGACCTCGCTTAGTGTTTTCTTCAAGTGAAACTGGCGACGGCAACGATCTTGTTATTACCAATGACACAGGAGCTGCAGAGTTAGATAGATTATCTACCACTGGCGGTACGGCAAACATCAGTGCAGCGAATATCGAAGGAGCCAAAAATGCTATCGCGTATGTCGATGGTATAGAGGTGCAAAGTAGCTCAAATGAATTTGAGAACACCATTCAAAACGTGTCATTTGAAGTCAATGAAGTGTCTCCGAAAGATTCTGTGGGCGACTTTCTTGCTACGAAACTCAATATTGGTTACGACAAAGACGGTTTAGATAAAAAGATTCGTGATTTTGTCGATAACTACAATTCATTAATAGACGAAATACAGACGTTAACGCGTTACGGTGAATCAGAGCTTGAAGAAGATGGTGCGCTAGCGGGTGACTCTTTATTGCGAGGTATCCAAACCGGCTTAGCATCAATCATTGGTGACAATGTTAGCGCGTCCGCGCTAGGGGGCTTATTTCAAGTTGGTATTGAATTTGATAGTGACGGTAAACTTGAGATCGGAACAACTGACTTTGGTTTGGGCTCGGGTGAAGACCGTTTAGAAGACGCGCTAGAAGATAACTTCGATGAAATCGCCAAGTTGTTTACTGATGATGACGAAGGTATCGCCACAAGATTATACGAATTTTCGAAAGAGTACACATCGTACAGTGGTTTGATTAGTCTTCGAGAGCGCTCTGCAAAAGATACTCGTGATGAGATCTTTGACGAACGTGAAACATTGGAATTACGCATGTTAAGTTACGAAGACATTCTTCGTGACAAGTATTTGAATCTTGACCAAACCGTTGCTCAGTTAAACCAAACTGGCTCTGCGTTATTAGCGTCGCTGTAG
- a CDS encoding flagellar protein FlaG, translating to MEIQNTQNGQAFASVTSVAPNNAVAPVRVETEGSPEVDSSREQSLSQQKQSANVAVERNTANSAVDSKNLSQASNRQADIEDSERNGAQLEEAVAKVESFLKVQNRDLAFTIDENTNRSVVTVKDSSSGDVIRQIPSEEVLKLAERIQELQQDVGNSVGVFINNQV from the coding sequence GTGGAAATTCAAAATACCCAAAATGGCCAAGCTTTTGCATCGGTTACATCAGTAGCGCCAAATAACGCTGTTGCGCCGGTTCGCGTTGAGACAGAAGGATCACCAGAGGTAGACTCTTCTCGCGAACAATCACTGTCTCAACAAAAGCAAAGTGCAAATGTAGCAGTTGAGCGGAACACAGCTAATTCGGCGGTCGACAGTAAAAATTTATCTCAAGCTTCTAATCGACAAGCCGATATAGAAGATAGTGAGAGAAATGGCGCCCAGCTTGAGGAAGCTGTCGCTAAAGTTGAATCATTCTTGAAAGTTCAGAATCGTGATTTAGCGTTTACCATAGATGAAAATACAAATCGCTCTGTGGTAACGGTAAAAGATTCATCATCTGGTGATGTGATACGGCAAATTCCTTCCGAGGAAGTACTAAAACTTGCCGAGCGTATCCAAGAATTACAACAGGATGTTGGGAACAGCGTGGGAGTGTTTATCAACAATCAGGTTTAA